Sequence from the Fundulus heteroclitus isolate FHET01 chromosome 7, MU-UCD_Fhet_4.1, whole genome shotgun sequence genome:
AAGCCAATAAACCTCAAAAGCTGGCACCAGGTTAGAATGAAATAGGAATAGGTTAGATGAAAGCATGATTATTtgctagaatggcctagtcaaagtccagagatGGATTCAATTGAGAATCTCTGGCAAGATTCCTGTTGACACATGTTCTTCATCTTTACAAAGAAGGATGGGCAATTTCAGTCTCTTAATCTGCAAAGCCGGTAGAGActtaccccaaaagacttgcaactATATTGCAGTAAGGTGGTTATACAATAAAATACTATACACAAATAAACCCTGAACTTGAGATGCTTTATTTGGAGAAGATTGCAGAACCCATGTAAGAAACTATTGTCCTtgtacttcacaattatgtatCACTGTGTGCTGGTCTGTCacagaaaatcccaataaaatacatcagtTTGTTAcatgagaaaatgtggaaaagatcTACGGGTGTGGTTACTTCAATCATTTCTTTTCAGCTGTTTCCTTCtctacagctggagatagggggATATTTAGCGACAGAAAGAAGCAGCAGCATTTACGAAAAGAGCAACAAGAAAGAAGGGAACTTCACAGGGAGAGGAAAAATATAGATGTGTGTAAGCAGGACGGTTGTTTGAAGATTGGAGCAGCAGAAAAATCTACACAAAATGGACTTATAAAGGTAGAAGAAATGGAAGTAATAAGTGTAAAAGAAGAAGGGATGAGAGGAGCTGGTGGAATGGGCTAATGTAGATTTAGTGATGCGTTTCCTGATATATGTTCCTTCTTCAGGGCTTCCTGTGCAAACTTCAAAAAATTCAATTATATCCATAATTACTGTGCTTTGTTATTCTGGGGGCCTGAAACTCTTGAATAATGAGGGGACCAACTTCAAATATAATTGTGAGGTAATGAATAATTGCACTCATTAATTTAATTGCTGCTTTGCCTCTTCTTGGTGAAGACACATACATATAGTACTGCCACCTAGTGACAAGATGTGCGATTACATTAAGCGAGTGAGACTCCCTCAACTAGATTTTTGATAAATTcgttgattttgttttccaggaGGTGGATCAGTGGTCCTTCGATGTATTCGCCTTCCACGAGGCCACTGGGGAGCACGCCCTCAAGTTCCTGGTCTATGACCTGCTGACCCGCTATGACCTCATCAACAGGTTCAGGGTACACACAGTTTGATTCTCCGTGGCCTCTAACATTAGCTGAATCAACAGGAATGTAGGGAGGAAAGTTGCCTTACATTTTGGCAGGACATTTAGGAACAGGAATCctttcattttaatcatgtgacttttttttccccctttctgtAGAAAACAAAAGTAAGCCTTCATTTTACAGATTTAGGTTAATCACGGGCCTGAATTATGTAGTAGACAAAAAACAATACAGCCAGTCTCAAGAGTATAAATACAACGTTTCACTATGGGGCAGATACTTCTGCAGGTGATCAAGCTTTAAGAACAAAAAGGAACGAAGGAAAGAACAATGACAAactagacgatggatggatggcagaTCCTTAAAGTGACTACAGATCAGATACATTATTATCTCTCCATTGAACATTTAGCTTTCAGGATTTTGCTCCCGCTCTCGCTTGATCTGACTGTGTCTTTGGCTGATTGGTTAGTGGACTTGGGGAGATTCAGGACTGCGGTTTTCAGGCCTCTAATTGATCCATCTGGTTACAGCGTAACCAGTCATGATAACCCTACTAGCCACAGCCCTGTGTTCAGATCCCTGTGCAGGCTCTGGTGCAGTTCGTGGAGGCCCTGGAGAACGGCTACAGCAAACACAGGAACCCCTACCACAACCTGATCCACGCCGCTGACGTCACTCAGACCGCCCACTTCCTGATGCTACACACTGGACTGATGGTAACGCACACTCACACAAATAATGCGTCGCTTGGGTCATTAGTTGGCTTTGAGTTTCATACGGTTAGAAGAATAGAATTACACTAATGCCAACAGAAATGGCTTTGACACTCATTATTCATTCATGGCCCCGGTGAGCAGTGAGCGTCCACTTTAACCCACTCAGGccactgtgtgtttgtgtgtagcaTTGGCTCAGCGAGCTGGAGATCCTCGCCATGGTGTTTGCCGCGGCGATCCATGACTTCGAACACACGGGAACCACAAACAACTTCCACATCCACACCAGGTGACGCACCGAGTAACCAAAGTGAAAAGAACGCTTCATCGTTCGCTAGAACTTACAAGCTTAACTGTGACAACTTATTTTTTGCCAGGAAACTCACCTAGTTCATGCCAttcgtttttaaaaaaacaatgattaaaAACCTTCCCCagtacagagagaaaaaaaaagacgcaaATTGAAGGTTGTTGAAGGCGTTGAACCAGAAATCTTTTGGATGTTTTGTCCCTCAATAATAGCCCATTATGCAGGAGCCAATTAGAAAAGCATGTTTCAATTGCACTGCAGGATCAGACGTCTGAACAGTTTTCTCCATCTGGCAGGTCGGATGTGGCCATTCTGTACAACGACAGGTCAGTGCTGGAAAACCATCACGTCAGCACCGCGTACAAGCTGATGACGGAGGAGGACATGAACATCCTGGTCAACCTGAACAAAGAAGACTGGAGGTTTGCTCTGGCACAAGCTTGCGCCAATGAACCTCACTGCTCCCAGCCTGCATCCACACGCTAGTTCCAGTTATTTTTGGCACAGCTTCTTTTGGACCTGGGGTTTAAACTAAAACATTCACTTGACActttctgctgtggtcatgATGATCACGCACTTACCGTAAGGGATCTGTTACCGTTTTGTAAAATAGCTTTTCGAAAGGTCTGCCAAAACTCAAATCGCTTTGTAATTTCAACCACggcaaaaaaagttttcttgGTTTACCAAGAGAAGCAAGTCAGACAGTGATGCTTGAAgagtttttatcctttttgtGAGGCCAGAGTTTTAAATAAGCCATAGCAGCAGTGTGGAGGGTCACTCTGAGGCCTCATTTGCGTTAAACGCCCAAATTATAATGGTGTTCATATTACAGAAATCCTGGCATGTCTCAGTCCAGCCAGTTTAGACCAAATTAGCTATAAAAGGGAATAGATGAGTCATGCCTTTAcgaaatacaaaagaaaaatcaaccCTGTGGCCCATTATATGCTTAGTATTCTGCTAATAGCACTTTGAAAATCCCATTGATGGTGATAAATTGGTATCTAATTATTGTCAAACTGAATCTTTAACATAAATGTTTCTTAGTAAACGACAGGCAACACTCCATTATGGTAAAAAGTTTCTAAAGTTGCAGGTGACAAATGGTCTCCTGCTAATTTTCCTGTTTAAGTCTAGACATAACATTGGTTTAttcttaaaaatttaaaatcccATTTTACGCTTTACTACTCCCAGGTACAGTAGTTTGACAACCAAAAGATTACATGGCGGGACCTCTCAGTAGGAACTGATGTGAATGGAAATTGCTCTGAATACGAACAGCATGAACACGCCAAACATTCCTCTTGCCTGCCTACTGTACCAACAGCAATGAAGCCCACAGTAGAGGTGTCAATTGCAACATCCGTTATTTGTTCTGTGGGCAAATGCTCCAAATAAAGCTACAGGTACAACTCATACAACTTAActctgtgtaaaaaataaataaagattagaTGGCACCTTCCCTAACATGCTGAATCAGGGGCTGAGGCAAGTGTTTGGGGATCGATGTCGTTTAACTGCAATCCTGGATACCATAACAAAAAGTGATGCTAGTGATTTGATAATGTTTATATGGGATGCCAGTACTGCTGAAATATCTGGGTGTTGGGTATGTGGACATACTTAAAAAATACTCTGTGATGGAGAATTCTTGCTAAAGTCCCAACAGAATCAAGTTTTTCCTTCAAAtaacaaaccaaaataaaaccttaaTTACTTTTTACTCTCAGCTGGGAAATTGTTACTATTAAAAATTTCTAAGCTAATTAAGTTTTGTATTCAGATGTTCTACTGTTCTGGGAAAGGTTGTGCACAAGAGCTGGACTGAAAATAAGTTTCTAAAGTAACTgagggtgaaaagaaaaacctccaaagACCTTTAGAATCCCTGTAAAGCTATTGCTCAGGATCATCCGAAAACAAACTGTAATCAGTTGAACAATTGCTCAAGCATATGTAGCCACTAGACAtcattgaaatgtaaaataaaatcatcagtTTAGTGATCTTTTGAATCATCAATAAGGGAAACCAAGCCTCAAGTTTGAGAACCCAAgctttttgtctctgaaacATCTGTCGACCAACATGCAACTCACTGAAAACTCCGGAACTTAAAACCTGATCTTTGAGGATTGAATGTGTTGATTTTTCGACAGGGAGCTGAGGGCTCTGGTGATAGAGATGGTGATGTCCACAGACATGTCCTGTCACTTTCAGCAGATCAAGACCATGAGGAACTCCCTGACGCAGACAAACGGGTCAGTACTGCAGGGGGCACCAGTGCCCCAGTTGACACCTTTGCTATCTGTAATATGAGACATCTGGGCCACCGTAGACACTACCAAAAATGATGACACATATTTTGAAGAATCATTAATTTAAATTGCATGCATAGGTATATAGATGTTtctattattttagttttattcgTTGATTTTCGTGGCATATTTTCAGCACGGGTAATCTTTTATCCACAAGAGGGCGATGTAGCTCCATAAACACCCTTATTGTCCACGGCGTTGGGTGAATTCAGAAGTCAGATTTCCTTAGTTCCTGGTTGGAAATCCGACAAGAAGTAACCCTGGAGTTAACGCCTCAGCTGGGAGAGACAGAGGTCTCTGAGCAGCCAAGAtatccaacatggctgctgcACATATAAAACACAGTAAACGTTGCAAATGGAACTTTTATTTGCGCCGTTAAACCAGCAATACGTGCAAACCAAAAGTTTTTACTTTCCACCTCTTAACATTTGTGAAAAATTTCCAAACAACCTGCTCTGCGTTTCTTCTGACCAAGGGAAATAAAAAGCAGCCTTCTTtaaatgtgcagcaacaggcaGGAGAGGGGCAGAACTACATTACTCTAGGATCCATACTTCATGCTTCCTTCATGCTTGAGTCACAAATGCTGTAACCAACTAGATTTATGTGAGCTATTTAGCTCTAGCAACAATGTTGCAAATTTCTACATGCTTCTGCTGtcacagcatttttttctggAACAAGTCTGAAATGTGTGAGGTTACTTGTGTACACCGCAAACAGCAAAGAAGACAGAAATCCGCCACATTTCTGCAATTGACTTCTAATaagaaaacacttttaaaaacaggCCAAGCGTTCCCTCCTGCATGCACAGCAAATACTTTTCTTTAGTACGCATATTGAACTCCTCAACACACTTCCAAATTTAGATTCTTTGTCGTGAGCACTGCTTCCTGGAAGACGTGTGAGGCTGGTCCATCTGATGGACACGACTAGATCAGCAGTGGGAGTTTGGTGCAATGGCCCAACATAAGGTCCTGCAGGCTGCTGGACCAGGACCAGATTGGCCAGTATGTCCCTGTAGGGGCTCTGTTCAGACTTTCACAGCAATAGTGCTGAGTCCGACCGGTCCGGCTTCTGCCTCTCTCTGTTTGTCAGTGCTGCAGGAGGTGTGGAGGGAGGCGGCTGTCACGCTTTTCACCTCACGCTTGGATGAGATTTTGGGGAAGACGCTGTCATCGGCCTGTCAGCAAGCCGATTCTGCTTGTTGTTTCTGAGGCTGACTGTGCTCTCTGCAAACGGCactcaaaatacaaaacaaaagacGCGCCAGCTTTTACCTAACATATGGTGGCCAGGCTGATAGTCTCTTTTTAGTTTGAGCTGTGATTCTggaataaagctgttttttggAATAAAGCTATTCCAGGGATCGTTTCTATGGTCTACTAAATCTGGGTTGTTGTCTGTCTCCAGTATAGACAAAGTGAAGGTTTTGTCTCTGATGCTTCATGCAGCAGACATCAGTCATCCAGCCAAAGCCTGGCCTCTGCACTACCACTGGACCCACAGCCTGATGGAAGAGTTCTTCAGACAGGTACACAACTCAGTACTTCTGTCTGTCTGATGTCACACTTCTCCCAAACCTGACCTGAACTGCAATATTCTCTGGGTCCCTAAGAGAAAGCTCCACTTGAATCACTCATGAAACAAGGAAGCCCTTTCTGCCTGAGGAATTTAGGTGCTAAATTTGCTGCCCCACTAGGAataagatccatccatccatccatcttccataacgcttatccctgttggggtcacgaggggtgctggtgccgatctccagctgtcaatgggcgagaggcggggttcaccccagacaggttgccagtctatcgcagggtaGGAGTAAGATCAATTTCTAAAATTTTCACaagatcattttgtttttaaagtaccTTCAGTAACGTTGGTTGAGAGCTTAAGGATTCAGTTTGCATTTTATGGCATCATTATGGAGTATACAATGCAATCTAGTCTGATGTAGCGCCATCTGTATTTTAACAGGGAGCAATTAGCAATAAACCTTGTCATTCAGCTATCTTTTCAGTTTCTGTTGTCAGACTGCAAATTAAGTCTAAGCAATTAGCACTGAAGAGAGGACTGTTTAGAAATCGTGGTCAAGTTTAGATgaaatcttgattttttttttatagctacataagataaataaacctctatttacagaataaaaaaacactatctGCAGTGTTTATTTGGCTATAGTTACTGGGATGATGGGCAGAgtaaaactgttttcaaaagTTCCTTTTCTCCTCTGACACCTACGGGTTAAGATCTGCACTAGTACATGCAGAGGTGGTAAAGAAGAAGCAACTCCACAAACTGCAAGGATGGATGGTGAAGGTGTCCAATCTGTTTAAAGCAAGACATTAGGCAAGAATTGTTTAAGCTATATTGGGTACAGACAAGGAAAGGAGTATGTGGAACTCACTGGACTAAACAGCACCCAAATACAACCAGTCACAGCAGCTCCTAACTTCGGGAGGTATCATTGTAACTTCATTTTCTGGAAGTCAATTTACAGCAGACATTTTCCCCAAACAGAAAGTCCATAGTTAATGTTGCCATAGTGAGTGGTGCCTCGTTCAACAtgttatgttgaaaaacattctTGATGAGTTTAGAGGTACAACACCTGTGGAATGGTAGACCAGGATGATGGTCCTGATGTTTTTCATAAAGGGGACCCAGAGAGTATTTTCCAACCGATGACAGATAACATTTCTCAAATCCAAAAATccaaatccactttatttatatagcacatttaacaacagacaaagtttccaatgtgctgtacataaaaaaaaaaaaaaaaaaaaaaaaatccaattaaaaaaaaagttctcaaGTTCTTTTCTTCTTGGGAAAGCTTAGTTCAGGGTGTTGGAAAAAAGCCACTGACTGATTATTGGACCTCAGATTCAGGAGGTCTCAGCAACAGATAATTGCAGCCGTGGAGAGTACACTGCTTTGCATTACATCCGTACGCTCTGGAGCATTTTGGCCCTTAGACGAAGGCGTATTTACCGGGGGGGCGTGTATTCTGGTGGCTGCGGTTGTCTACAGCCTGTGTCCTGGCTGTGGACAGCTGGACCAGACCATGGGAGTTTGGTTGTCTGGTCCACACCTGGTCTGTGGATCTGGAGAAAACAATATTAATACCCAAGTCATTCGTTTGGAGAGTTTATCAGGCTCGGGATCAAAATGGATTCAAAAAGCACACCGACCTGGTTTGTGAGTGTCAAAAAATGTACCTCATTTTCAGTCTGTATTACTTGTTCCCTTTCCAGGGCGATAAAGAGGTGGAACTCGGGCTTCCTTTTTCTCCCCTCTGTGACCGCAAAGCCACCATGATTGCTCAGTCACAGATAGGTCTGTAAACATAGCAACCCGATCCTGCATGTTCAGGTTCTGCAGTAGTTTTATTTCTGctaatgctttttaaaacacaacccTCGCTTCACTCTCTTTAACCCGGCTGTCTCTCTGGTTGCAGGTTTCATAGACTTCATCGTCGAGCCCACTTTCACTGTCCTGATTGACACaacagagaaggtgattggacCTCTGATAGAAGAAGACAGGAAGGCCAGGGAGACAGGCAACAGAAGGTCCAGGTAATAACACTATTTAAATTGATATTACCAAGGAACAACGAGGAATTGTAACAGTAGTGGGTGAGGATATAAGGTTTGCTCAGCTAGTACCTACTTTTAATGGCCCTGGAGGAGGCCATTATCTGTCCACTGTGCAGAGCAAACTTTCATCAAGACAAGGATTGGTCTGTTGGGGTCAGATTCCTTGATCTCGCCACTGCCAAATGCATTCAGCATACACCGATCCTTTTTACCTTCCACACATTGCACTTTAGCTACAACACAGTCATCCAGATGGGACAATTTGAGAGATCTAACAGGGGTGTCTGTAGGATAATTTAGGTCTGACCTCCTGCAGCTGAATCttgccaaaaccaaaaaaatatacatatagctTTGGGGTGCACCTTGCTAACTAACGTGACTGGTTAGCATTAATTATTAGGAAGAGTATTAACCATTAAGGAGACGGTTCTCTGGGGCTGGACAAACTGATGAGGAAAGCAGCCTCTGTGGTTGGCATGCGTCTTTAATCCTGAGCATCACTGGAATGGAGCAAAGGAGCCTGAAGGAGCTGTTGTTCAACCCCGAAGAACCACCATCACTCTGACACGGCTCATCTAACAGGGAGGGGGACATTTTCAGCGGTCGATGTTTGTCAATGAGTACTTCAACTGACAGGTTTGAGATGTTTATTCCTCCACAGGCAATCCAATTACTTATATCTAAACTAATTGCCAGCAGCTATCAGCTTCTTTGTTTCACTCAGTGCTGAATAGGATAGTGTCTAATGTCTCCCCAAAGCTTACTCTTAATGCATGGGTGACATCAGTATTTAATAAAATCCTATTAGTCTCATTCCATCAATTTGAATGCTTTTATCCCcatcaaatctaaaaaaaaccccacaaaaaCTACTCATTTTGGGCATGCTTTGATGGCACAGGGGCAGTGAGCatgacccatgtatggaggccttagtcctcgacacggCTGACCTGGGTTAGATTCCAGCCTGACGTCCTTTACTGCAaatcttccccctctctcaaaTCCCCTTTGTTGTCTGCCTGCTTTGTGAAAAACGAGCCATCATTGCAACAAATACCCAGGAAAAGAACAATATATACAAAGAAATTTATTAATTTGAAACATAAATGCCAGAGATCGACGAAACAGGTTTTTTAGGCCGATaatgattattttgacatcagacTAGCCGATACCCAATATTTGCTGACAATTTTTTTGGGGCTGATTTTTGAAGCCgatgttgctttttcttcctccattaacaagataaaaatgacacaataataacaaatgttacacaagtctcAAATCTTGTGTTTAAACCAGCTAATATCAATACCAATATCAGCTTCAAACCGCAGTTTGAAAAGTACACCGAATAAATCCATGTCACGACTCTTACAACGGCGCTTTGCTCGCACTTAATGAACTTGTTACAGCGAGACAGGAGCTTCTTTAGTTCAGTGGGAGGGGAAAAAGTTGACATACAGTGTatggacatttttttaagtaaagttaGATGCTTTACGTGTCGTGATTGGTAATTGTTTTCAAGTGCATACAATATTGCCCATGGAAATGAACACAAGTACAGCGCTGGAAGCTTGCCAGCTTTTTAGATAATGGATCTGAGAACTGATGCATGTATTGGTCGATGCCgatacagggaaaaaaaaggcaaccaTTGGCCCAAAATATCGGTCGGCCGATGTATTGGTCATCCTCTAATTGACACTAATTGTAAACTTAATATTCTTATAATAGATCTGTTGTTTAAAACACAGGTATGAAACTCCGGTCCTTGAGGGCCGATGTCCTGCTACTTCTCAACGTGtctctggtccaacacacctgagtcaaatggCTGAGTTACCTCCTCActatgcagtcaagttctctaGAGTGCTGCTTATGACCTGATCATTTGACTCAAGCGTGTTAATGTAGAGACACATATGGttgttgcaggacaccggccctcaaggactggagtttgacacccctgctttaaaagaCACAATACTTAACACAATACAAATGTAttcagatgcattcaaatacaATGTCTTTGCTTTCTTACAATCTCAGGAGCATAGTATGAGGAGTGTAAAGATACATTTAGTTCATTCTAATGTCATGTTCTTTAGTGAAAAGTTTACACCTCTGTTTTATAAGTATGTTCAAGATATGTTTATCCTCATGTTTATCCTCAAGATTCTTATATTCACTTTGTTCCCAAATACATCAATCTAAatgatgtgtttattttatgatCGTCTAATGAAATCTATAGTATTATCAAAATATGGTTTGGGGATCAGAGTCAACCCTTGTAATTCACAACTGATTTGTTTCTAGGCATCACTTCGCTCTGTAATTTCCTTTAGCCATTGCTAAGTACGTTACAGTGTAGTAATCATATATCTCTGTAAgattctctgtgtctctgagtcAGTCTTAGTGGATGTGTAGCAGCCAGAACAGCATATTGGTACCTCACTTAGGTTCTGTATGACTCTGCTTTCATTCAGCCTAACAGGAAGTGGCTCAGTCACTGTGGAGTCGGTGCAGAGACACAGCAGCAATCGCCATGGGAACACAGACGATGGACAGATGAACTTTTCTTTGACAGCCATTGACCTGCCAGGTCTGAGGCACCACCTCTCCAGTGTCATCGGCAGCAACAAGGACCGATGGAAGGAACTGTCTGTGCACGGTATGCCGGCAACACAACACACGCAAACCAAGGGTTAAATTCTTCGAATCAGTCGAAGATTTTAAACCTgaagaataaatgttttgatgtGTTTAATGATCTCTgttaaagaaacaaattaacTAATTTGATTCTGCTGAAAAGCTTTCAATACCCTGCAAGAACAgagaaatgtattattttactcGATATGTcatgaacagaaacaaaggtATTTCTGCCAGGACATTTCATGCTCAGGTGGAAGACCCCTGGGAAGTCCTCATAGACATTCATTGTTGCTGATGTAACAACATCCACTTCTAATTCTGACCAGTCCTATAATATTTGTCAAATACTACATAAGAAAAAAGGTGCGCCTATAATACGTGTCAATCAACCTGGTCAGCCACACTGATAATTGTGTAGCACTATAtttctgccatgtttgtgttggttggGCTATGGGCTGAGCCACTCTTGCTTTCGCCacaccggtatgtcccgccttaaacctcaatactgcaatgtgattggcctgAACCGTTTGTGGTTCGGACACACATGCTTGAAGCCAGAGGAGTAtgagatggattcttgtgtgtttgtaaacgcacaaataccgcgacaattcatcttgcaggcaagattATGTGTCAATGACAAGATACAAAAGCTCTTAAAACAGGACAGAATGATGTCATTTCCTGCAGCTCTGGAAGAGACAACATGTTTCTCTGTTACAGAGTatgttttaaaaaccttttgcaaacacaaatctgaaaaatgtccCCTTATTCTAATGTCCTCAAATAAATTCAGGTGACTCCAAATGCTTTCAGAAGTCGCCTGATTAGTATATAGCatctacctgtgtgtaatttaatctcaatatAATACCAGTTGTTCTACCAAGGCCTCagagtttgttagagaacaccagaaaacaaacaacatcttgaaaaacaaggaacacagcagaccggttggggagaaagttgtgggaatgtttaaaggaacaataagtaacaATGACACCTAGTCGTTAAAATCTAcaaacacaatgcctttcacggaCACCCACCATTTACTCAATGGTCCGTTGCACTGAATGTTTACTTACTCAGGATAGGTCTATGATGTTATATTGTGTACAATTTCTGGTcagcttctcttactggcttccataattgcaggctgctgcagcatttgataaagtaccaaatgctgcactttgTTTAGGGAACCCTGGGAattctcatatgattggctcaggaaccaggaagtaaacatgggctacactctgaatcAAAATAGTTCCAGACTGTACCTGAAAAACTTGaataagacattgttgatggagaggaccattttacagtaaatattttatgTATAGCTCCATTAAATCAGGGTTTGATTATGGAATAATATCATAAACAAGCTAAAATACATCCATTAAAAAccctaaaaagtaaaaagatgatgcatgaaaacatttaaaagaaacaataaaacagatgaAAAGAAGAAGTAGAAGAAGCCAGGAGGCTCatgttaactctggaggagaacGAGTAATCCatggctcaggtgggagaatctttcAACATCTGTAGAC
This genomic interval carries:
- the pde1a gene encoding calcium/calmodulin-dependent 3',5'-cyclic nucleotide phosphodiesterase 1A isoform X3; translated protein: MLVSVVKLCAVTGYFILAALSLCRIPRGMAIKRQNRQKYKSTSQRLKAALEQMDRGVVDLQELRRNLELAAAMLDAVYTDETRRLLDTEDELSDLQAESVPSEVRDWLACTFSRKMGVAKRRPEEKPRFRSIVHAVQAGIFVERMYRRTSNMAGLTYPPTALTALKEVDQWSFDVFAFHEATGEHALKFLVYDLLTRYDLINRFRIPVQALVQFVEALENGYSKHRNPYHNLIHAADVTQTAHFLMLHTGLMHWLSELEILAMVFAAAIHDFEHTGTTNNFHIHTRSDVAILYNDRSVLENHHVSTAYKLMTEEDMNILVNLNKEDWRELRALVIEMVMSTDMSCHFQQIKTMRNSLTQTNGIDKVKVLSLMLHAADISHPAKAWPLHYHWTHSLMEEFFRQGDKEVELGLPFSPLCDRKATMIAQSQIGFIDFIVEPTFTVLIDTTEKVIGPLIEEDRKARETGNRRSSLTGSGSVTVESVQRHSSNRHGNTDDGQMNFSLTAIDLPGLRHHLSSVIGSNKDRWKELSVHELAKKEKEETEAKEETEDFQSQASPDHSVACGHNPDPSQNSDDCPPSERDDDESSDRMVADPQTCNGAEEEEEDDKVPENA